In the Nerophis ophidion isolate RoL-2023_Sa linkage group LG01, RoL_Noph_v1.0, whole genome shotgun sequence genome, one interval contains:
- the LOC133558213 gene encoding paraneoplastic antigen Ma3 homolog produces the protein MVVEHIVKSSGVSSTHHTRLRPFSGKTPCPSLEVDYDTWRSNVEFYFSDTTIPDKQVVRRIVESLLPPAVNVVKHLGPQSSPRDYLHVLDSAYGTVDDADELFAVFLTTDAEPGEKASAYLHRLQSILSKVVKRNGIPASDADRQLLKQFCRGCFNNSLITHLQLSQLQKDAPPSFSELLLLVRTEEDKQAARSRRMKQHVGFNKAKVQSNNGNVYNSDTDERDIAAAAVKHNYNEGTKKIQKQLAQLQAQLANLKASMGESSTKATSKGAKPNKSKAKEPKTEDVHRSKKKPGAWYCFNCGEDGHIAPVCPNESNPEVVEAKRQELKKKQKLWDEQSKLDF, from the coding sequence ATGGTCGTGGAGCATATTGTAAAGAGCAGTGGCGTGTCGTCAACACACCATACCAGGTTGAGGCCTTTCTCTGGGAAAACTCCCTGCCCCAGCCTGGAAGTCGATTATGACACTTGGCGTAGTAATGTTGAGTTCTACTTCAGCGATACCACAATCCCTGACAAGCAAGTGGTCAGAAGGATTGTAGAAAGTCTCCTTCCTCCAGCTGTAAATGTTGTAAAGCATCTTGGGCCCCAGTCGAGCCCACGTGACTATTTGCATGTACTTGACTCAGCCTACGGTACTGTGGATGATGCTGACGAGCTCTTTGCAGTATTCCTTACCACCGACGCAGAGCCGGGTGAAAAGGCGTCTGCTTATTTACATCGCCTACAGTCAATACTGAGCAAAGTAGTCAAGAGGAATGGCATTCCTGCCAGCGACGCAGACCGGCAACTGCTGAAACAGTTCTGCAGGGGATGTTTCAACAATAGTTTAATCACACATCTTCAGCTGTCCCAACTGCAGAAAGATGCCCCGCCCTCGTTCTCCGAGTTGTTGCTCTTAGTGAGGACGGAGGAAGACAAGCAGGCTGCCAGATCTCGTCGTATGAAACAACATGTTGGATTTAACAAAGCTAAAGTGCAGTCTAATAATGGGAACGTGTACAACTCTGATACAGATGAGAGGGACATAGCAGCCGCTGCTGTAAAGCACAACTATAATGAGGGTacaaagaaaatacaaaaacaactaGCACAACTTCAAGCCCAGTTGGCAAACCTGAAAGCATCCATGGGTGAATCTTCTACAAAGGCTACCTCCAAGGGAGCTAAGCCGAATAAATCCAAGGCAAAGGAGCCTAAGACAGAGGATGTCCATAGAAGCAAAAAGAAACCAGGAGCGTGGTATTGCTTTAACTGTGGCGAAGATGGACATATAGCGCCAGTTTGTCCCAACGAGTCCAACCCGGAAGTTGTTGAGGCTAAACGCCAAGAACTCAAAAAGAAACAAAAGCTGTGGGACGAACAAAGCAAActggatttttaa